The Papaver somniferum cultivar HN1 chromosome 3, ASM357369v1, whole genome shotgun sequence genome includes a region encoding these proteins:
- the LOC113358364 gene encoding 60S ribosomal protein L12-3-like yields the protein MPPKMDPTQIVEVYVRVTGGEVGAASSLAPKIGPLGLSPKKIGEDIAKETAKDWKGLRVTVKLTVQNRQAKVSVVPSAAALVIKALKEPERDRKKVKNIKHGGNISLDDVIEIAKIMRPRSMAKELTGSVKEILGTCVSVGCTVDGKNPKDLQDEIADGTVEIPQD from the coding sequence ATGCCTCCAAAAATGGATCCCACGCAGATCGTAGAGGTCTACGTTCGTGTAACAGGTGGTGAAGTTGGTGCAGCAAGTTCTCTCGCTCCAAAGATCGGTCCATTAGGTCTTTCTCCTAAGAAGATTGGAGAAGATATTGCTAAGGAAACTGCTAAAGACTGGAAGGGTCTTAGGGTTACTGTCAAACTTACAGTTCAAAATCGTCAAGCTAAGGTTTCTGTCGTTCCTTCAGCCGCTGCTCTGGTTATCAAAGCTCTTAAAGAACCAGAAAGAGATCGTAAGAAGGTAAAGAATATCAAACACGGTGGTAATATTTCACTTGATGATGTTATTGAAATTGCTAAGATCATGAGGCCAAGATCTATGGCTAAGGAGTTGACTGGATCTGTGAAGGAGATTCTTGGAACATGTGTTTCTGTTGGATGTACTGTTGATGGAAAGAACCCAAAGGATCTTCAGGACGAGATTGCTGATGGTACTGTTGAAATCCCTCAAGATTAA